The genome window TTCATTCCAGACCGCCTTCACCGTCCCCTTTCTCCCCTCCGTATCGAAAGAATCACCCAAACCGGAAAAACGTAAACGTGCCCCCCGCACCCGCTCAAAGGAACCGTCATGACCAAACCACTCCTCGTCCTGTTCACCCTCGTCTTCGGATTATGCATCCTCACGACCTCAGCGGCCGACCAAACCGGAGCGACCGCCCTCACCACCCTGAAACAATCCAATGACCGCATCCAGAGCTTCACGCTGGATAACGGCATGACCCTGCTGATCAAGGAAGATCACGCCGCCCCCGTGGTCTCCATTCAAATCTGGGTCGGCTCCGGCTCGATTCATGAGGGCCAGCTCATGGGCGGCGGCCTATCCCATTATGTTGAACACATGGTGTTCAAGGGAACCCCCACCCGTAAGCCGGGCGACATCGCCAAAACCATCATCAGTCTGGGCGGGGAACTGAATGCCTATACCAGCCTTGACCGGACCGTCTTCTTTACCGACATCCCCGCGCGCAACTGGAAAGCCGGACTTGACACCCTGGCCGATGCCGTGATCAACGCCTCTTTCCCGGAAGAGGAATGGCGGCGTGAAAAAGAGGTGATTCTTCGCGAGTTCAGCATGGGTGAAGATAATCCCAGCCGCCAGATCCAGGAATTGCTCTTTCACACCGCCTACACTGCCCACCCCTACCGGCTCCCGGTGATCGGGCTAAGCGATATCTTTAAATCCATTACCCGTGAGGGGCTTCTGGATTACTACCACCGGCGCTATGTGCCGGACAACATGGTCGTTGCGGTTGTGGGTGACCTGAATGCCCTGGAGGCCAGGGAGGCCTTGACCAAAGCCTTTGCCAGCTTTGCCCGGAAGCCCAACCCGCCCATCTTTGTCCCGGCAGAACCCACCCAAACCGCGCCCCGTCAGGTCCGCAAAGCCGGCCCCTACAAAATTTCCCGCCTGATGGTGGCCTTCCATACCGTCACCCTGTCAGACCCGGATGCCCCGGCCTTGGAACTCCTCGCCTCCATCACCGGCGGCAGCCAGAGCTCGCGCCTGGTGCAGGACATCAAGGAAACCCGGAAACTCGTGCATGACATCAGCGCCTCCTCGTTTACCATGCGGGATCCCGGCCTCTTTGTGGTGAGTGCCGAGTTGGATCCCGCGCGGGAAACCGAAGTAGTGGAGGCGATTGATTCCGCCACCGCGTCCTGGGAAAAGACCCGCTTTACCCGCGATGAAATCGAGAAGGCGCGCCGGATCATGCTGGTAGGCGAATTGGCCCAGTTGCAGACCATGCATGGCCAGGCCGCAAGTTATGCCGAAGGGCAGCTCTTCATGGCCGACCCTCGCTATGCCGAGGCCTATCTGACTCGCCTCCAGGCCGTCACGCCGGCCGACCTCCAGGCCGTCGCCCGGAAATACCTGCGCCCGGAAAACCGGGTCACCGTCATCCTCGGCCCCGAAAAGGAATCGGCGTCCACTCTCCCGGCCGCCATGAGCCAACCCTCCGAGGTGTTTAAGAAAACCCTTTCCAGCGGTATCCCGCTTATCGTACGGGAAGACCACCGGCTTCCCTTCGTCTATGTCTGCGCGGCCTTCAATGGCGGGGTCATTGCTGAAACCGAAACGACGAGCGGGATCACCCAACTGATGGCCGAACTGCTCACCCGCGGCACCCCCAACCGGTCCGCCTCCGACATCGCCGCCACCCTCGAACAACTCGGGATCGCGCTCTCCCCTTTTGCCGGGTACAATAGTTTCGGCCTGCGCGGCCAGTCCCTTGCCGGTGACACGCCTCTTCTGATGGACGTCATGTTTGACTGCCTCGGCCAATCCGCCTTCCCCACCAATGAAATCGATAAGCAGAAGACCATTCAGCTAGCCGCCATCGAGTCACGCAAAGAACAACCCATACAGGTGGCCCGCGAGGCACTGGATGCGATCATCTTTGCCGGCCACCCGTATCGCCTCCCCCTGACGGGGAAACCGGAGTCCGTCGCCAGTCTCGATCAGACCACGATCCGGGAGTACTACCGGAAACAGCTGGTCTCAGGGAACATGGTGCTCTCGATTTTCGGCGATATCACGGCCAAGGACGCCGAGGCGCTGGCAGAGAAATATACCCGCCGCATCCGTCGGGATCTCGCCCCGGCCCGATTGGCGGCAACCCCGAAACCCGTCCTCCCTGCCCGAGTGGAAGCCCGCGAACCCCGGGAACAATGCATTGTCCTGTTCGGCTTTCCCGGCGCCGGACTGGCCGACCCGCGCCGTGACGCGTTATTGCTTTTGGAAAATGCCATGAGCGGCATGTCCTCCCATCTCTTTGACACCATCCGTGATAAACGCGGACTGGCCTATTACGCCAGCACCTCTCAACGGGTCGGCCTTGATTCCGGCCTGTTTATGATTTATGCCGGAACCCGGGCCGATGCCCTGCCGGAAGTGGAGAAACTGTTCCGCGAAGAAATCGAACGGGTGGTAACCAAAGGGCTGGACCCCGACGAGATTGACCGTGCCCGCAACATGGTGATTGCGGAACATGAAATGGGACTGCAGGACAACGGAAACCTGGCCATGGTCTGCGCCCTGAACGAGCTCTATCAACTCGGCTTCGACCACGAATTTACCACCCGAAAACGCATCGAGGCCGTCACCCCCGATCAGATCCGCCAGGCCGCCGCCTCCATTCTGGTCACCAACCAACTGGCCATTTCCATCGTCCTGCCGAATGTAGAGGAGAAGACTTCAGCATCTCCACATTGACATCTCCCCCTGCAAGTCGCTATCATACAACCCATTATGTTGCAGATGGAGTTATGACGTGATTAAAATAGTTGAAGCGATTAAGAGTCTGTTTAGCGGGAAGTCGGTTCGTAAGGGCCCTTCCGCGTATGTTTATGTGTATTCCACCGGAAAAGACGCAGCCAATAGCGAGGTCAATCCCAATGACCAGATTGCCATCCTGCGCCGGCTTTCCTCCTTCGTGAGCAAACGGAACAGTCCCGTTACGATCGTTTTCCCCGGCCGCCCTTCCCGCAAAATCCCGGATGGCGCCAAACAGGATGGGGTTCAAGCCAGGTTTGCGACCATCGACCAATTGGACAAAGTGGTCAAACAGTCCATTGCAGAATTCCAGAAAACCCATTCAGTCGTGTTGGCGGCCGAACGGTCGGAGTTCCAGAAACTCGCTGACAAACTGGGGATCGGCTACAGTTTTGCCAGTACGTTCACTCGGACACTTGATACCGTGTGCGGCCCCATCCAACGGGAAACCAAACCCCAGCCGCCCCGCAAACCACAGACGCCGAAACCAGCGCCACAGGCAAATGACGCCGCCCCGGACGCGACCACGCCGACTGACGCCAATACC of bacterium contains these proteins:
- a CDS encoding pitrilysin family protein, whose product is MTKPLLVLFTLVFGLCILTTSAADQTGATALTTLKQSNDRIQSFTLDNGMTLLIKEDHAAPVVSIQIWVGSGSIHEGQLMGGGLSHYVEHMVFKGTPTRKPGDIAKTIISLGGELNAYTSLDRTVFFTDIPARNWKAGLDTLADAVINASFPEEEWRREKEVILREFSMGEDNPSRQIQELLFHTAYTAHPYRLPVIGLSDIFKSITREGLLDYYHRRYVPDNMVVAVVGDLNALEAREALTKAFASFARKPNPPIFVPAEPTQTAPRQVRKAGPYKISRLMVAFHTVTLSDPDAPALELLASITGGSQSSRLVQDIKETRKLVHDISASSFTMRDPGLFVVSAELDPARETEVVEAIDSATASWEKTRFTRDEIEKARRIMLVGELAQLQTMHGQAASYAEGQLFMADPRYAEAYLTRLQAVTPADLQAVARKYLRPENRVTVILGPEKESASTLPAAMSQPSEVFKKTLSSGIPLIVREDHRLPFVYVCAAFNGGVIAETETTSGITQLMAELLTRGTPNRSASDIAATLEQLGIALSPFAGYNSFGLRGQSLAGDTPLLMDVMFDCLGQSAFPTNEIDKQKTIQLAAIESRKEQPIQVAREALDAIIFAGHPYRLPLTGKPESVASLDQTTIREYYRKQLVSGNMVLSIFGDITAKDAEALAEKYTRRIRRDLAPARLAATPKPVLPARVEAREPREQCIVLFGFPGAGLADPRRDALLLLENAMSGMSSHLFDTIRDKRGLAYYASTSQRVGLDSGLFMIYAGTRADALPEVEKLFREEIERVVTKGLDPDEIDRARNMVIAEHEMGLQDNGNLAMVCALNELYQLGFDHEFTTRKRIEAVTPDQIRQAAASILVTNQLAISIVLPNVEEKTSASPH